In a single window of the Deinococcus aetherius genome:
- a CDS encoding cell division protein FtsQ/DivIB, translating to MIDSDPRFRNRRVPPGPAAEAAPPPPPQESAPVSAFGARERARRRRRLWASLALVLVVGALVGLWFALPVRTVTVSGNARMSEARVRELAGLTPGFSWAYYGTWRARGLGASPWVQTAQVTRRFPDTVEIHLTERVPFARWQRPDGGVVAVAEDGTVLPGAGDVSRLPLLGGWGPDRLEDALFVARSLGRYNVQSVAYTPSGVTAKTAGGTVWSGDPNTLLKYAGAIAKYPGKQIHIYPWGVSVQE from the coding sequence GTGATCGACTCCGATCCCCGTTTCCGTAACCGCCGTGTCCCTCCTGGCCCGGCGGCAGAAGCCGCCCCCCCACCTCCTCCCCAGGAGTCCGCCCCCGTCTCCGCCTTCGGGGCCCGGGAGCGGGCCCGTCGGCGCCGCCGCCTGTGGGCCAGCCTCGCCCTCGTGCTGGTCGTCGGCGCCCTCGTTGGCCTCTGGTTCGCCCTGCCCGTCCGCACGGTGACGGTCAGCGGCAACGCCCGGATGAGCGAGGCGCGGGTGCGGGAACTCGCGGGCCTGACCCCCGGCTTCTCGTGGGCGTACTACGGCACGTGGCGGGCGCGGGGCCTGGGGGCGAGCCCCTGGGTGCAGACGGCGCAGGTGACCCGCCGCTTCCCGGACACGGTCGAGATTCACCTGACCGAGCGGGTGCCCTTCGCCCGCTGGCAGAGGCCGGACGGCGGGGTCGTGGCGGTCGCGGAGGACGGAACGGTGCTGCCTGGAGCCGGGGACGTCTCGCGGCTCCCCCTGCTGGGGGGGTGGGGGCCGGACCGGCTGGAGGACGCCCTGTTCGTCGCCCGGTCACTGGGGCGTTACAATGTTCAGTCGGTTGCATACACGCCGTCCGGCGTCACGGCCAAAACCGCTGGCGGGACGGTGTGGAGCGGCGACCCCAACACCCTGCTGAAATATGCTGGGGCCATAGCGAAGTACCCCGGCAAGCAAATTCACATCTACCCCTGGGGGGTGAGCGTCCAGGAATGA